In Actinomycetota bacterium, the following are encoded in one genomic region:
- a CDS encoding sterol-binding protein, which produces MASLAECLAAVGELATRLGDPDNPTRGLPDRTLGCVLTDLDVTISGRFDNGRLVDVGTDPRPRAQIRLTTTSDDLVALTRGELDFAHAWARRRVRLDAGLGDLLKLRALL; this is translated from the coding sequence GTGGCGAGTCTGGCCGAATGCCTCGCTGCTGTCGGCGAGCTGGCTACCCGGCTCGGCGACCCCGACAACCCCACGCGGGGCCTGCCGGACCGGACGCTGGGCTGCGTCCTCACCGATCTCGACGTCACGATCAGCGGCCGGTTCGACAACGGCCGGTTGGTCGACGTCGGCACTGATCCCCGGCCCCGCGCCCAGATCAGACTGACCACCACCAGCGACGACCTGGTGGCGCTGACCCGCGGCGAACTGGACTTCGCCCACGCGTGGGCCCGGCGCCGGGTCAGGCTCGACGCCGGCCTGGGTGACCTGCTGAAGCTTCGCGCACTGCTGTAG
- a CDS encoding HAD-IIA family hydrolase, with the protein MTGVHDVLLLDLDGVVYVGPHPVAHAADRIAAARRGGLRVAFVTNNASRAPADVAAQLRDLGVSAQAADVVTSAQAGAAVVAGLVTSGGAVLVVGAPALQDAVTDRGLRPVATAAHRPAAVIQGFGPDVGWRLLAEGAYALADPGVVWVATNTDLTIPTPGGIAPGNGSLVAVLATVTGRTPVVAGKPEPALLIEAVNRTAAAQPLVVGDRLDTDILGAVRAGLPSLLVLTGVTTVPALLAAGPQQRPTYLAADLRGLDAAQPAATVLTDDRSVCGTASAAMAGDRVEVTVADGGGDGLDGLRAVAALTWARTDLGLPTDVTGLNVAALVPPNESGTAAER; encoded by the coding sequence CACGCCGCGGCGGTCTTCGGGTCGCCTTCGTGACCAACAACGCTTCGCGCGCCCCGGCCGACGTCGCCGCACAGTTGCGGGACCTCGGTGTCTCGGCGCAGGCCGCCGACGTGGTGACGTCGGCGCAAGCGGGCGCGGCCGTCGTCGCGGGGCTCGTAACGTCAGGCGGCGCCGTCCTCGTCGTCGGCGCCCCCGCGCTGCAGGATGCCGTGACCGACCGGGGACTCCGGCCGGTCGCCACCGCCGCGCACCGCCCGGCCGCGGTCATCCAAGGCTTCGGCCCGGACGTCGGCTGGCGGCTGCTCGCCGAGGGCGCGTACGCCCTCGCGGACCCCGGCGTGGTCTGGGTGGCGACCAACACCGACCTCACGATCCCGACGCCCGGCGGCATCGCGCCGGGCAACGGCAGCCTGGTCGCCGTGCTTGCGACGGTCACCGGCCGGACACCGGTCGTCGCCGGCAAGCCCGAGCCGGCCTTGCTGATCGAGGCAGTCAACCGGACTGCCGCCGCCCAGCCACTGGTCGTCGGCGACCGGCTCGACACCGACATCCTCGGCGCCGTCCGCGCCGGGTTGCCCTCGCTGCTCGTGCTCACCGGCGTCACGACGGTCCCCGCACTGTTGGCGGCCGGCCCGCAGCAGCGCCCGACGTACCTGGCCGCCGACCTCCGCGGCCTGGACGCAGCGCAGCCGGCTGCGACGGTGCTCACCGACGACCGGTCGGTCTGCGGTACGGCGAGCGCCGCCATGGCCGGCGACCGGGTCGAGGTGACCGTCGCCGACGGTGGCGGCGACGGCCTCGACGGCCTGCGGGCGGTCGCCGCATTGACCTGGGCCAGAACCGATCTCGGACTTCCGACGGACGTGACCGGCCTGAACGTCGCCGCGCTCGTGCCGCCGAACGAGTCGGGAACCGCCGCCGAGCGCTGA